The genomic DNA TCTCGCAGACCCGTGGTATACCCCGCGCGAAAGGAGCGCTTGAACGCATGGATGCCGCCGCTCGCAAGGCCAAGCTCGGCCAGAAATGGACCTGCTACTCGTGCTCGGCCAAGTTCTACGACATGAACAAGCCCGATCCGCACTGCCCGAAGTGCAATGCGGATCAGCGCCAGTCGCCCGCATTCGAGAAACCCAAGCGATCCAGAGCCAAGAAGGCCGCGGCGCCGGCCGCACCGAAGAAGGCGATCAAGCCGCCGCCGCCGATCGACGAGGGCGAGGATCTCGACACGCCGATCGACGCCGACGTCACCGGGTTCGAGGACATCGAGATCGAGGACGGCGGGATCGAGACTCCCGACATCGAGGAGCCGGACGAGGAGCCTGCCGCCGATGACGACGACGACTAGCGCGGTCCTCAGAAGGTCGTGAGGCGCAGCCAGAGCCGCTTGCGAGCGTCGTCGAGCCCCCGGTCGCGGATCGATTTTTCGAGGCGCAGATCGGCGATCGTCTTCTCGAGCTCGAAGATCCGGCTGCGGCCGTTCCGCCAGCGCTGATTCTCGCGCTGGAAGCTCGCGAAGCCCTCCGCCTTGCCGCCGACGTCGCTGGCGTCGAACCGGTCGATCACGTCCGCACCGCCGGGAGCCTTGCCGACGCTGCCCTTGAGGCGATCGAGCTCGCCCTGGTAGGCCGCGAGGAGCTCTCCCACGTCGCGCGTCGCAACCGACGCGTAGGGCCTCGGCAGGTGAAGATCCGCTTCCAGCGAGGCGTTTCGCGAGTAGTTCCAATAGCCCGCACCGCCGAGCGCGATGCACAGGACGAGCAGCGCCAGGATCGCCTTGGTCATGCCCCGCTATCGGTCGGACGACGCGGGGCTTTGAGCGGGCGGTTCCGGATAGAGCAGCCGGTAGAGGTGGTAGGAGCGCAGCACGCGCCTCACGTAGCGGCGC from Deltaproteobacteria bacterium includes the following:
- a CDS encoding TIGR02300 family protein, coding for MDAAARKAKLGQKWTCYSCSAKFYDMNKPDPHCPKCNADQRQSPAFEKPKRSRAKKAAAPAAPKKAIKPPPPIDEGEDLDTPIDADVTGFEDIEIEDGGIETPDIEEPDEEPAADDDDD